The Methylomonas rhizoryzae genome includes the window CGTCTTGTTCGGATTGTTCGCGCTTGATTTCCAGTTGAGTTTCTTCGGCGACTGCGATTTCTCCCAGGCGCAGCAAGCTTTTGCTGCGTTGATGACTCTCCTGCCATTTGTCGCGCGCCTTTTGGCATTCGCGTTCCTGCTGTCTTACCGTCAACCGTTGACCTTCGATGGCCTTGTCCAATTTGTCCGCGAACGCGCGCAACTCCAATAATTGATTGACATTCATGCCGGTTTTTTGACGTTCCAGCAATTTATTCAAATATTGTTGACGATAATTCAGCAAGTTATCCAGTTGCGCTTGCTGTTCGTTCAGTTGTTGTTGCCGGCGTCCCAGCAATTGCAGCGCTTCGTTCTCCTGGCGTTGTTGCAGGTCTATGATGATTTGCAGGCGTTGCGAACGTTTCATTAGCTGGCCAAGACTTGTCGTAATTCGTCTACGCTACGCGGCAAATCCACGGCTTCGTCCATGTCTTGCTGCAGGAATTCGGCTATGGCCGGTTGTTTGGCGATTGCGCGGTCTATGCGCGGGTCGGAACCGGCCCGGTAGGCGCCGACGCTGATCAAGTCGCGGTTTTGCCGGTAAGTGGAGTAGAGGCGTCTCAGTTCGCGCGCCAACTGTAAATGCTCCGGTGTCGCAATGTCCGGCATTACCCGGCTGATAGAAGCCTCGATGTCTATGGCCGGATAGTGTCCGGATTCCGCCAGGCTGCGGGACAGCACCACGTGGCCGTCCAACACGCCGCGGGCCGCGTCGGCAATCGGATCGTTGGTATCGTCGCCTTCGGCCAGCACGGTGTAAAAGGCGGTGATAGAACCGCCCTCGACGTCGCCGTTGCCGGCGCGCTCCACCAATTGCGGCAATTTGGCGAAAACCGAAGGCGGGTAGCCCTTGGTAGCCGGCGGCTCGTCGATAGCCAGGGCGATTTCTCGGTAAGCTTGGGCGTAGCGGGTTAGGGAATCCATCAGTAACAACACATCCAGCCCTTGGTCGCGGAAATATTCGGCAATGGCTGTGGCCCGCAACGCGCCGTGTACCCGCATCAGCGGCGAGTCGTCGGCGGGGGACGCGACCACGACCGCACGTTTCAAGCCTTCTTCGCCGAGTATTTTCAATACGAATTCGTTCACCTCGCGCCCCCGTTCGCCGATTAGTCCGACTACCACGATGTCGGCGTTGGTGAACTTGGTCATCATGCCCAGCAGCACGCTCTTGCCGACCCCGGTTCCGGCGAACAAGCCCATGCGTTGCCCCCTGCCGACGCTGAGTACGGAGTTGATGGCGCGCACGCCGACGTCCAAGGCATCGCGGATCGGTTTGCGCGATAGGGGATTGATCGGTGTGCCGGCCAGGGAAATACGCGCGTCGGTATCCAATGAGCCTTTTCCATCCAGCGGTCGGCCGGCGCCGTCGAGGACCCTACCCAGCAAGCCGAAGCCGACGTTGGCCAGACTGTTTTTGCCTTGCGGGATCACCCGGCAGCCGGGATCCAAGCCCTGGGTGTCGCCGGTCGGCATCAAGTACAGGCGGCCGCCGGCAAAGCCGACTACTTCCGCGCCTATGCTTTTGCCGTTTTTGGTGACGATTTGGCATAAAGAACCGATGGCGGCCCGGCAGCCTTCGGCTTCCAGGGTAAGGCCGACCATGCGCGATAACTTGCCTTCCACCACTAATTCCGGCGGTTCGTTGAGGCGCTGCCGGTAGGGTTTCAGGCGTTCCAGCCAGGCGGTTGCCCGGTTGACGTCCGGCATCATGGATTGACGTCCTGTTGCCGATCCCCGCCCAATACCGTGGCGATGACCGCGGATAGACGTTTTTCCAGACTGGCGTCGACCGAAGACACTTCAGTCTGCACCGTGCAGCCGCCGCGAGTCAGTAGGGGATTTTCTTGAATGCGCCATGGCGGCATGGTTTCGTCCAAGTGCAAGACCGATTTCACCAATTCCGCGTCTTCCGGGTGCAGCGTCAGGGTGATTTTTTGCGACGATAAGGGCAGCACGTTGACGGCTTCGCGGATCACGGCAACGATTTGTCCGGGATCGTGTTTGAGTTCGCGGCGTATGATCAATCCGGCGATGGCGATGACGAGTTGGACCAACTCTTTTTCCACTTCCTCGTCCAGGTTTCGAAACGGTTCGGCTAACGATTCCAACAGCATGCCGAGCTGTTTGACCTGATTTTGCACCAGATGCTGGCTTTGTTCGTAGCCTTTGGTCATGCCTTGTTCCAAGCCTTGTTGCTGACCTTGTTGGAAACCTTGCTCCAGGCCTTGCTCGTATCCTTGTTGCCGTCCCAGTTCGAAAGCTTCGTCGTAAGCCTGCTTTTGCATGGCTTCGATTTCTTCCACCGTCAAAATTTGGGTGGCTTGCTCTAAAGCAACGTTTTCCGAACGCGGGGTGCTGAAATCCTCCAGATCGGTCCAGGTATCCAATGCCTGCAGTTCGGCAGGCGAAAACTTTTGGTGTTTAGACGAACTCATCGCCACCGCCACCGCCGCCTAACGCGATTTCACCGGCATCCGACAAGCGTTTGGCGATAGACAAGATGTCTTTTTGCGCCGCTTCCACTTCGCTCAAGCGGGCGGGCGGGGCGGCTTCCAGATCGTCGCGCAGCATTTCGGCGGCCCTGCGCGACATATTGGAGAAGATTTTGTCGCGCAGGCCGGTATCCACGCCGCGTAAGGCCAACAGCAATTGATCGGTCGATACCTCGCGCAGCAGGGTTTGAATGCCGCGGTCGTCGACGGCGATCAAATCGCCGAACACAAACATTTTGTCTTGAATGCGTTGCGCCAAGTCGGAATCGGCTTCGTTGATGTCTTGCATCATCGGCTCGCTGACGGCGCTTTCGATGAAGTTCAAAATATTGGCGGCCGCGTCCACGCCACCGATTTGCGAAGATTTGACGCCGTCGCTGCCGGTCAATTGTTTTTCCATGATGTCGTCCAATTCGCGTAGCGCGGCCGGTTGCACGCCTTCCAGTGTGGCGATGCGCATTAAAATATCCGAACGCATGTTTTGCGGTAACAGCGTCAATACTTCGGCGGATTGGTCCGGATCCAGCAAAGACAGGATGATGGAGATGATTTGCGGGTGTTCCAGGCGGATCAAATCGGCGATGGAGCGGGTATCCATCCATTTGAGTTGTTCTATGCCTTTGCTGTTGGCGCCCAGCAAGATGCGGTCTATGATGTTGCCCGCCTTGTCGGCACCCAATGCGCTGGTCAGCATGTTGCGGATGTATTCGTCGGAATCCAAGCCTAGGCCGGTTTCGTTCTTGATCTGGATGATGAATTCTTCCAATACTTCGTCGACCATGCCGGACGAAATCGGCCCCAAAGCAGCCATGGTCGAACCGATGAGCTGGACTTCCTTGGGACCCATGTGGCGCAACACGGTGGCGGCTCGGTCTTGGCCTACGGCCAGCAGCAACAGAGCGGCGCGTTGCGCGTGCGATAAATCTTTACTTGTTTCAGCCATCGTCTTTCAGCCAGGTTTTGATGACTTGGGCGACCAGTTTCGGGTCTTCGTCTATGAGTTTTTGTACGTATTCCAAGCGTTTTTCGTAGCTTTGCGGTGCTTCCAGCAACAGTAAATCTTCTACGCCGGCCGACAATGCCAAAGGTTGGCCGTCTTCGTCTTCCACCCTGACTGCAACCGGTTTGCCTTCTTCGTCGAAGCGTACTACCCCGCCCATGGCTTCTGCGGCCAGACGGGCTTCTTCCAGTTCTTTGAGTCTTTGCTCGGCTTCGTCTTTGCCGATCAGGGTGGCAAAGGCCGGGCGTAATACTTTCAGTATCAGCAAGGTCAGCACCAGGGCGGCGACGGCCAGCTTCATGACGTCCATGAACCAGGGTTTTTCCCAAATCGGTTCCGATACTTCTTGCAAAGCGTCCGGGGTTTTGAAGGCGACGTTGGTGACCGTTACTTGATCGCCGCGGCTGTTGTCGTAGCCGACGGCTTGTTTGACCAAGTCGCGCAGTTGGTTCAATTCTTCCTGCGAATAGGCTTGCTGGGCATTGTTGCCGTCCAGCAGTACGTGTTTATCGTCCACCACCACCGCGACCGATAGCCGCCGCAAGGCGCCGGTGGACTGGCGGGTATGGGTGATGGTTTTGTCCAATTCGTAGTTGCGGGTAGCCCGTTTGCTGCTGGAGCCCGATTCGGCGTCGGCTTGTTTCTCCTGGCCGCTGGCGACTTCCGGGGCAACCCCGGTCGGCGGCGGTTGGTTGGATAGCGCGCCGGGCACGCCTTGGATTTTATTGACGGAGTTTAGATCTTCTTGAGTTTGTTCGCTACGTAGGGCGGGCAAATCCGGATTGAACAGTTCCTGGGTTTTTTCGGTGACGGTGAAATCCACGTCGGCGGAAATCTGCGCCCGCATGCCTTCGCTGCCGACCAGCGGTGCCAGGATGTTTTCTATGCGTTGCCGCAGATGTTCTTCAATATTTTTCTTGTATTCGAATTGCTTGGTGCTTAGCGACAGGTCTTCCGGAGTGTCTTTACTGTTGAGTAAGCGGCCTTTGTGATCGACTACGGTGACTTGCCCCGCTTCCATAAGCGGGACGCTGGAGGCGACCAAATGAACGATGGACTCGACTTGTTCTTTTTCCAGGCTGCGGCCTTGGTAAAGTTCGACGATCACCGACGCGCTGGGTTTTTTGCGTTCGCGGACGAATACCGATTGTACCGGCAATGCCAGCAAGACTTTGGCGGATTTGACGCTTTGTATGGTTTGTATGGTCAGGGCGATTTCACCTTCCAATGCGCGTTGGAAGCGCATCATTTCCACGCTCTTGCTGGTACCGAAACCATTGTCTTTGTCCAGAAGTTCGTAGCCCAAGCTGGTGCTGCGCGGCAGACCTTGCGCCGCCAGTTTCAATTTCAATTCCCTGACGTCGCCGGTCGGCACCATGACGGCGCCGCTGCCGGGCTCGACCTTATATTCCACGCCCATTTTATCCAGCGCTTCCAGAATTTCGGCGGCATCTTTTTCCGCGACGCCGGTAAACAGCAAATCGTAATTGGGCGCTTGCGCCCACAACACCACCGCCATGCCGATGGCGATGCTGGCCGCTAAGGCCAGCATTAAGCCGATTTGCCGGCTGAGCGGCAACTTCAATAAATTGCGGACGGCAGGGTGGAGATTATCGTTTTCTTGTTTGACGGCCTCGTGCGCTAGCGTTTCGACCGGGAAGTTGTTATTGGCTTCGCTCATGGCTTATCGCGCCTTAGATCGACATGCCCATGACGTCTTTATAAGCGTCGACCAATTTGTTGCGCACTTGCAACATGGCTTGGAAGGATACGCTGGCTTTTTGCGAAGCGATCATGACTTCGGCCAGACTGACGTCGGATTGACCGGTTTCGAACGCGGTTGCCATTTGGCTCGAAGTTTGTTGGGTTTGGTTGACTGCATCGATGGACTGTTTCAGCAAGGCGGCAAAGTCGTTGGAGTCGTTGCCTACCTGTTCGCTCAGCGTCGGCTTGCTGCTCGCTTCCACAGACATGGCCCGCATTTGGGCCAATAAGTGATTGACATTAATATCTGACATTTTCGTGACTCTCGCTTAGCGTTTTATTCTAAACAAGCACTTTTCAAGCCATGTTAATTCAGCAAGGCACGGGTAGTCCGGCTTCTTTCATACGGGCGATTTTATATCTTAACGTGCGCGGACTGATACCCAATTTTTCCGCGGTGGCTTTGCGGTTGCCTTGCGCGTCCTGCAGACTTTGCAGGATGATTTTTTCTTCCGCCGAGCGCACACCGTCGCCCAGGCTCACGCTGTCCGCCGCATCGCCGTCATTAACGGGAATGTCTAGGTCCGGCCGGTACGGAGAGGTTTCGGCATACGGGCAGCGCATGCCGGTATCGATTTCGTCTTCGAACAGCAGGCATTCGCTGCTGATTAAACCGTTCGTTTGCAAGATCAAGGCGCGTTGCACGACGTTTTCCAATTCCCGGACGTTGCCGGGCCAGTGGTAGGCCTGCAATTTGTCGATGGCTTCCGAATCGAATCGGTAAGCCGAATGGCTGTGCGGGCTATGTTTGGCCAAAAGCTCGTAAGCCAGCGGCAAAATTTCGCCGATGCGTTCGCGCAACGGCGGAATTCTGAGTGGAAATACGTTCAAGCGAAAATATAAGTCTTCCCGAAACAGGCCTTGTTTGACGTAGTCTTTGAGCTTGCGGTTGGTGGTTGCCAAAATTCTGACGTTCAACTGAATTTTTCGTTGCCCGCCCAAGCGTTCGACTTCTTTTTCCTGTAATACCCGCAATAGTTTGGCTTGCAAACTCAAGTCCATTTCGGAAATTTCGTCCAAAAGCAGGGTGCCGTTTTGCGCTTGTTCGAATTTACCGGGCATGGCTTGCGTGGCGCCGGTGAATGCGCCTTTTTCATAACCGAACAACACGGCTTCCAGCATGTTTTCGGGTATGGCCGCGCAATTGATCGCTTCGAAGGGGCCGGCGTGGTAATGCGAATTGCGGTGAATGTAGCGCGCCATGACTTCTTTACCGCAGCCGCTTTCGCCTTCCAATAATATGCTCACCCCGGTTTTAGCCACCTTACTGGCCAAGCCGTAGAGTTTTTTCATTTGCCCGTCGCAGATGACCCGTTCAGGCTCGCTGCTCGGGGCCGGTACTATCAAGCCGGCTACTCTGTTAACCAAGGTGGCGGCTTCGAACGGCTTGATCAAATTATCCGCCGCGCCGGCTTGCATGGCTTCCACCGCGCGGGGAACGGTACCATAGGCTGTCATTAACAGCACCGGCAAACGATCGAATTTTTGCCGAATGTTTTGCAGCAGCTCCAGGCCGTCCATGACCGGCATTTGCACGTCGCTAATGACTAGGCCGAACTCGAATTTATGTAGCAGGCTCAAGGCTTCCGTGCCGTTTTGTGCGGATTTGACGCTGTAGCCTTTTAGCTCCAAAGTGTCGCATAGGGCTTCGCACAAAGAAAGATCGTCTTCCACGATCAAAATGTCATGCCGTCTCATGTTGATGCTCCTTGAGTTTCGCTTGATGGGGGCGTTGCGTTGCACTGGATAGGTTGATAGGGGGTTGCACGATAGGCAAGCTCAGGTGAAACGTGCAGCCTTGATCGGGCCGGTTATGGCAATCTATCCGGCCGTTGTGGGCGTTGACCACGCTTTTGACCACGGCCAGACCCAAGCCTGTTCCGCTGATTTTGGTGGTGAAAAAAGGTTCGAACAAGTGTTGCAATGCTTCCGGTTGGATGCCAGGGCCGTTGTCGGCAATCAGAATTTCGACGTTAGCGCCGCTTTGTTGGGCAGTCAGTTTGACGGTGGTGGCGCCGGCTTCGATGGCGTTATTGAGAAGATTGAGCAATGCGCCGCGCAGTGCCGCTTCGTTGCCCAGCATGTCGTCGTCTATGACGCGATTGTCCAGCTCGAAGGTACCGTTAAACTGCGCCATGCGTTCGGCGCTTTTCGCCAACAATTCCAGCCAAGAAAAGCCCTGCATCGCTAAACGGCCTTGCTTGGCGAAAATCAACATGTCGTTGACTTCCCGTTCCAGGAAGTGCAGACGTTCCAAAATTTTCTCCGCAAACGGTTGGTATTTTCTGAGCGGCAGTTGGGTAGTGGCGAGTTGCGAGGCGTACAAAATCGCCGTCGCCAACGGCGTTCTGACTTGATGGGCCAGACTTGCGACCATTTCGCCCATGGCGGATAAATGTTTTTGTTGGGCCAAGGCATCTTGTAGTTGTCTCAGTTCGCTGACGTCGGACAAAAGAATGATGCGTTCGTCGGTTTCGCCGAGGCGGTTGACGGTCATGGCGACGACCCGACCGTCGGCCAACAGATGTTCGTGCGGCGAATTGGACGGGTGTAAGCTGCGGGCGGATACGGTTTGCCAGTCCAAGCCTATCAGCGGTTCGCCAAGCAGGCTGACTGCTTGCTGGTTGCAGTCGACGATATGGTCTTGGGCATTCACGACTAGCACGCCGGCCGGCAATGCGGCAAGTATCTGTTGTAAGCGCGCGGCGAGTTTTTCCTTTTCTATCAAGGTCGCCATGCGCTCGCTGCGGGCGGCGGCCAATTGGACGTTCAGCCGGGCAACTTGCTCCTGCAAGCCTTGATAAGACTGCGCTAAATGTTCCGACAGTTCGTTGAAGATGCGAAAGGCGTCCGCCAGACGTTCGGATTTTTGCTGAAACTGGAAGTGCGGATTAGTCATGGCAAAGCGGAAATTGGCTGTTTCCGGAGAAAAAGCAATTTTCAGGCCATATATAATTTAGAATTTATTCAATGGGTTATAATTTGTTGGCGAGTTTTTGACGCGTCGATTATTGGCTGTCGGTTTTACGCAGTTTTTCTACCAGCGTGGTACGGCGCATGTTCAACAGCTTGGCGGCGTGGGCGACGACCCCGTTGCATTCCTCTAAAGCCTGACGAATTAGTTCGTTTTCCAATTCGTTTAGGTATTCCTTTAGATCGATACCTTGTTCCGGCAATTGAATAGTGCCGCCTGGGGCGAAAGCCAACAT containing:
- the fliJ gene encoding flagellar export protein FliJ, encoding MKRSQRLQIIIDLQQRQENEALQLLGRRQQQLNEQQAQLDNLLNYRQQYLNKLLERQKTGMNVNQLLELRAFADKLDKAIEGQRLTVRQQERECQKARDKWQESHQRSKSLLRLGEIAVAEETQLEIKREQSEQDARAARSSRKDGANNA
- the fliI gene encoding flagellar protein export ATPase FliI — its product is MMPDVNRATAWLERLKPYRQRLNEPPELVVEGKLSRMVGLTLEAEGCRAAIGSLCQIVTKNGKSIGAEVVGFAGGRLYLMPTGDTQGLDPGCRVIPQGKNSLANVGFGLLGRVLDGAGRPLDGKGSLDTDARISLAGTPINPLSRKPIRDALDVGVRAINSVLSVGRGQRMGLFAGTGVGKSVLLGMMTKFTNADIVVVGLIGERGREVNEFVLKILGEEGLKRAVVVASPADDSPLMRVHGALRATAIAEYFRDQGLDVLLLMDSLTRYAQAYREIALAIDEPPATKGYPPSVFAKLPQLVERAGNGDVEGGSITAFYTVLAEGDDTNDPIADAARGVLDGHVVLSRSLAESGHYPAIDIEASISRVMPDIATPEHLQLARELRRLYSTYRQNRDLISVGAYRAGSDPRIDRAIAKQPAIAEFLQQDMDEAVDLPRSVDELRQVLAS
- the fliH gene encoding flagellar assembly protein FliH; protein product: MSSSKHQKFSPAELQALDTWTDLEDFSTPRSENVALEQATQILTVEEIEAMQKQAYDEAFELGRQQGYEQGLEQGFQQGQQQGLEQGMTKGYEQSQHLVQNQVKQLGMLLESLAEPFRNLDEEVEKELVQLVIAIAGLIIRRELKHDPGQIVAVIREAVNVLPLSSQKITLTLHPEDAELVKSVLHLDETMPPWRIQENPLLTRGGCTVQTEVSSVDASLEKRLSAVIATVLGGDRQQDVNP
- the fliG gene encoding flagellar motor switch protein FliG; amino-acid sequence: MAETSKDLSHAQRAALLLLAVGQDRAATVLRHMGPKEVQLIGSTMAALGPISSGMVDEVLEEFIIQIKNETGLGLDSDEYIRNMLTSALGADKAGNIIDRILLGANSKGIEQLKWMDTRSIADLIRLEHPQIISIILSLLDPDQSAEVLTLLPQNMRSDILMRIATLEGVQPAALRELDDIMEKQLTGSDGVKSSQIGGVDAAANILNFIESAVSEPMMQDINEADSDLAQRIQDKMFVFGDLIAVDDRGIQTLLREVSTDQLLLALRGVDTGLRDKIFSNMSRRAAEMLRDDLEAAPPARLSEVEAAQKDILSIAKRLSDAGEIALGGGGGGDEFV
- the fliF gene encoding flagellar basal-body MS-ring/collar protein FliF; translation: MSEANNNFPVETLAHEAVKQENDNLHPAVRNLLKLPLSRQIGLMLALAASIAIGMAVVLWAQAPNYDLLFTGVAEKDAAEILEALDKMGVEYKVEPGSGAVMVPTGDVRELKLKLAAQGLPRSTSLGYELLDKDNGFGTSKSVEMMRFQRALEGEIALTIQTIQSVKSAKVLLALPVQSVFVRERKKPSASVIVELYQGRSLEKEQVESIVHLVASSVPLMEAGQVTVVDHKGRLLNSKDTPEDLSLSTKQFEYKKNIEEHLRQRIENILAPLVGSEGMRAQISADVDFTVTEKTQELFNPDLPALRSEQTQEDLNSVNKIQGVPGALSNQPPPTGVAPEVASGQEKQADAESGSSSKRATRNYELDKTITHTRQSTGALRRLSVAVVVDDKHVLLDGNNAQQAYSQEELNQLRDLVKQAVGYDNSRGDQVTVTNVAFKTPDALQEVSEPIWEKPWFMDVMKLAVAALVLTLLILKVLRPAFATLIGKDEAEQRLKELEEARLAAEAMGGVVRFDEEGKPVAVRVEDEDGQPLALSAGVEDLLLLEAPQSYEKRLEYVQKLIDEDPKLVAQVIKTWLKDDG
- the fliE gene encoding flagellar hook-basal body complex protein FliE codes for the protein MSDINVNHLLAQMRAMSVEASSKPTLSEQVGNDSNDFAALLKQSIDAVNQTQQTSSQMATAFETGQSDVSLAEVMIASQKASVSFQAMLQVRNKLVDAYKDVMGMSI
- a CDS encoding sigma-54-dependent transcriptional regulator, which produces MRRHDILIVEDDLSLCEALCDTLELKGYSVKSAQNGTEALSLLHKFEFGLVISDVQMPVMDGLELLQNIRQKFDRLPVLLMTAYGTVPRAVEAMQAGAADNLIKPFEAATLVNRVAGLIVPAPSSEPERVICDGQMKKLYGLASKVAKTGVSILLEGESGCGKEVMARYIHRNSHYHAGPFEAINCAAIPENMLEAVLFGYEKGAFTGATQAMPGKFEQAQNGTLLLDEISEMDLSLQAKLLRVLQEKEVERLGGQRKIQLNVRILATTNRKLKDYVKQGLFREDLYFRLNVFPLRIPPLRERIGEILPLAYELLAKHSPHSHSAYRFDSEAIDKLQAYHWPGNVRELENVVQRALILQTNGLISSECLLFEDEIDTGMRCPYAETSPYRPDLDIPVNDGDAADSVSLGDGVRSAEEKIILQSLQDAQGNRKATAEKLGISPRTLRYKIARMKEAGLPVPC
- a CDS encoding sensor histidine kinase; translated protein: MTNPHFQFQQKSERLADAFRIFNELSEHLAQSYQGLQEQVARLNVQLAAARSERMATLIEKEKLAARLQQILAALPAGVLVVNAQDHIVDCNQQAVSLLGEPLIGLDWQTVSARSLHPSNSPHEHLLADGRVVAMTVNRLGETDERIILLSDVSELRQLQDALAQQKHLSAMGEMVASLAHQVRTPLATAILYASQLATTQLPLRKYQPFAEKILERLHFLEREVNDMLIFAKQGRLAMQGFSWLELLAKSAERMAQFNGTFELDNRVIDDDMLGNEAALRGALLNLLNNAIEAGATTVKLTAQQSGANVEILIADNGPGIQPEALQHLFEPFFTTKISGTGLGLAVVKSVVNAHNGRIDCHNRPDQGCTFHLSLPIVQPPINLSSATQRPHQAKLKEHQHETA